From Bacteroidota bacterium, a single genomic window includes:
- a CDS encoding glycosyltransferase family 2 protein produces MNPSITLITVTYNAEKILVETLQSAADQSFKGFEHWVIDGGSKDATMDVVKKFPHVKFISEKDQGIYDAMNKGIERAEGEFVYFLNAGDCLFNENILSDIDSYIQQEKYDMIYGDVFFKNHPSGVDFVQGRKVSFTDYYFSIALCHQAAFIKKELFNKLGLYRLEYKILADQEWFVNYFKSCDHSLYIPQTVASYETVGMSHKQRFRNMIENNQIAKFYFPTYIYILRMIRHPFLWTKVWLLSKMNETKLYHWYRKLFFNK; encoded by the coding sequence ATGAACCCATCCATCACGCTTATCACCGTAACCTACAATGCTGAAAAGATACTGGTCGAAACACTGCAGAGTGCTGCTGACCAATCTTTCAAAGGATTTGAGCATTGGGTAATTGATGGGGGTTCCAAAGATGCGACAATGGATGTGGTGAAGAAATTTCCCCATGTAAAATTTATTTCTGAAAAAGACCAAGGAATTTATGATGCAATGAATAAAGGTATTGAAAGAGCCGAAGGTGAGTTTGTCTATTTTTTAAATGCTGGCGATTGTTTGTTCAACGAAAATATACTTTCGGATATTGACAGTTATATCCAACAAGAGAAATATGATATGATTTATGGAGATGTGTTTTTTAAGAACCATCCCAGCGGTGTGGATTTTGTGCAGGGTAGAAAAGTAAGTTTTACAGATTATTATTTCTCGATCGCACTTTGTCACCAAGCAGCATTTATCAAAAAAGAATTATTTAACAAATTGGGATTATATAGATTGGAATATAAAATTCTCGCCGACCAAGAATGGTTTGTCAACTATTTTAAAAGTTGTGACCATTCATTATATATTCCACAAACTGTGGCATCTTATGAAACCGTTGGCATGAGCCATAAGCAGCGTTTTAGAAATATGATAGAAAATAATCAAATAGCTAAATTTTATTTTCCTACTTATATATATATATTGAGAATGATACGCCATCCATTCTTATGGACCAAAGTTTGGCTATTGAGTAAAATGAATGAAACAAAATTATATCATTGGTACCGCAAATTATTTTTTAACAAGTGA
- a CDS encoding NAD(P)H-dependent glycerol-3-phosphate dehydrogenase, with product MDKTNIAIIGSGSYSTGIVKILSDNKQAGIGDIGNLHWYVRRPQVLEHISKFKHNPNYLSSVELHTDSLILDSDLKACIAPSDWVLIGVPSAFVNTALQNLKPADFVGKKIITVVKGLVPETNEIIADYLFTKFLVPYENICMITGPSHAEEIALEKLTYLTFASSPIDLAKTMSQTFSNHYINTTITNDLKGAEYAAVLKNVFALAAGIYHGLGYGDNFHAFFITNALKEMKKFVSKVSPIERDIEDAAYLGDLLATGYSSFSRNRMFGNLIGKGYTVTAAKAEMNMIAEGYYATGCMFEINKIHQVDLPILDAVYEVLYMHGDTADVMKKLTERLY from the coding sequence ATGGATAAAACAAATATTGCAATAATTGGCAGCGGAAGCTACAGTACTGGCATCGTGAAAATACTGTCGGATAACAAGCAGGCGGGCATTGGCGATATTGGCAACCTGCATTGGTACGTCCGCAGGCCGCAGGTATTGGAGCATATCAGCAAGTTTAAACACAACCCCAATTATCTAAGTTCGGTCGAGCTACACACTGACAGCCTGATACTTGATAGCGACTTAAAAGCCTGCATCGCACCATCCGATTGGGTGCTTATTGGCGTTCCTTCGGCTTTTGTAAACACCGCTTTACAGAATTTAAAGCCTGCCGACTTTGTTGGAAAAAAAATAATTACCGTGGTGAAAGGCTTGGTTCCCGAAACAAATGAAATTATTGCCGATTATTTATTTACGAAGTTTCTGGTTCCTTACGAAAATATATGTATGATAACTGGGCCAAGTCATGCCGAGGAGATTGCTTTGGAGAAACTCACGTACCTCACTTTTGCTTCTTCGCCCATCGATTTGGCAAAGACCATGAGCCAAACATTTTCCAATCATTATATAAATACAACCATTACTAACGACTTAAAAGGTGCGGAATATGCAGCAGTGCTAAAAAATGTTTTTGCATTGGCTGCGGGTATATATCATGGCTTGGGATATGGTGATAATTTCCATGCGTTTTTTATTACCAATGCCTTAAAAGAAATGAAAAAATTTGTATCAAAAGTTTCGCCTATCGAGCGTGATATAGAAGATGCGGCATATCTGGGAGATTTATTGGCCACGGGTTATAGCAGTTTTAGTCGTAATAGAATGTTTGGAAACTTGATTGGAAAAGGATATACAGTTACTGCGGCAAAGGCTGAAATGAATATGATAGCCGAAGGATATTATGCCACAGGTTGTATGTTCGAAATAAACAAAATACATCAGGTAGATTTACCTATTTTGGATGCCGTTTATGAGGTATTATATATGCACGGTGATACAGCAGACGTAATGAAAAAACTTACCGAACGCCTATACTGA
- a CDS encoding cytochrome D1 domain-containing protein, which produces MQVELKQKYSGHKQNIYALETRGQHFYTGGGDGYVVAWDMEKGDMGEVIAQTNAPIYCITIFAEKELMFIGTAHGNMHVIDLKENKEINFIVLENKGIFSIKIVGEKLYITGGDGILYILALADYHIIQKIQVSSKSLRGIDIWNELLALGTGEGQVRILDMNTGKMVSEFTEQIQTVFAVKFSSDGNYIYSGGRDALLVSYDRMEQKLISKIPAHTLHIHSIELSPDEKLLATSSMDKSIKIWDRNSMELLKVIDAPKYGLHLSSVNKIIWVNQQQILSVSDDKTAALWQIEN; this is translated from the coding sequence ATGCAAGTCGAACTCAAGCAGAAATATTCAGGACATAAGCAAAATATATATGCTTTGGAAACGCGTGGCCAACACTTTTATACAGGTGGTGGCGATGGCTATGTGGTAGCATGGGATATGGAAAAAGGCGATATGGGTGAAGTGATTGCACAAACCAATGCACCTATATATTGCATCACGATATTTGCTGAAAAGGAATTGATGTTTATTGGCACTGCCCATGGCAATATGCATGTAATTGACCTTAAAGAAAACAAAGAAATTAATTTCATTGTGCTCGAGAATAAAGGTATTTTCAGTATCAAAATTGTGGGTGAGAAATTATATATAACAGGCGGTGATGGTATATTATATATATTGGCATTAGCCGATTATCATATTATACAAAAAATTCAGGTATCGAGTAAAAGTTTGAGAGGTATAGATATTTGGAATGAGCTACTGGCATTGGGCACTGGTGAAGGACAGGTTAGAATTTTGGATATGAATACCGGAAAAATGGTAAGTGAATTCACTGAACAAATTCAAACAGTTTTTGCGGTGAAGTTTTCGTCTGATGGTAATTATATATATAGTGGTGGTCGCGATGCACTGTTGGTTAGTTATGATAGGATGGAACAGAAACTCATTTCAAAAATCCCTGCACATACTTTACATATACATTCCATAGAATTATCTCCCGATGAAAAACTTTTAGCTACTTCCTCTATGGACAAAAGTATTAAAATATGGGATAGAAATAGTATGGAGCTATTGAAAGTAATTGATGCCCCTAAATATGGATTACACCTGTCGTCGGTGAATAAAATAATATGGGTCAATCAACAACAAATTTTGAGTGTGAGCGATGATAAAACTGCAGCATTATGGCAAATAGAAAATTAG